The following DNA comes from Cellulophaga sp. HaHa_2_95.
TAGAACATGTTGTAACAGATGTTATGGCTTCACGAATTATAAGAAATGAATTAACTCCTGAATTTAAAAAGGAGAATTACTTTGCGGGTGTTGATGCTGCTATAAATTCGCTAATAAAAATTTTAAATAGCGTCGCCGTAGAAAAGAATCAAATTTATGAGACTCCATCTTCAACACCAACACCTTCCCCAGCTATTAAAACCGGAATAAGCAATAGTATACCTAAAGATACTTTTGGAACTATTTTGGGTAAACATATTTTTTCAATACTAATAATGACTTTTATGATATTGAGTTTTCTTTTTATAAAAGTTTCTTTTAAAGCTTGGGTGATGACTTTAGTCGGAGCATTTACGAACAAAGTCAGTTTTTCTAAAGTATTTGGCTACGCTTATAAAACTGGACAGATATTTTTCTTTGGTTTTTTGATATTCACCTCCATGTTCTTTTTGCTTTTGGCACTACTGTTAGATATATACCCTGACTATTTTTTCTTTTTAATAGAAAATCGCAAATGGATTGCTATCCCAGTAGCACTGTTTGTAATTCCGGTACTATTTGCCCTAATG
Coding sequences within:
- a CDS encoding YgcG family protein, producing MTDNADILTAAQVQQLSVKLEALETETSHQLVILTIEDLNNEPIEDYAYKTFEVNTIGQKGKDNGMLLVIAKEDKKARIEVGYGLEHVVTDVMASRIIRNELTPEFKKENYFAGVDAAINSLIKILNSVAVEKNQIYETPSSTPTPSPAIKTGISNSIPKDTFGTILGKHIFSILIMTFMILSFLFIKVSFKAWVMTLVGAFTNKVSFSKVFGYAYKTGQIFFFGFLIFTSMFFLLLALLLDIYPDYFFFLIENRKWIAIPVALFVIPVLFALMEVKYYNRKLNFSLSNNDTYFIRKEIDSKLDILGLVHSKSDSDSYQYSSSGRNYSNNSTNSGNSNNSSSGYSGKGGRSGGGGASGSW